Proteins from a genomic interval of Oncorhynchus nerka isolate Pitt River linkage group LG13, Oner_Uvic_2.0, whole genome shotgun sequence:
- the tmem18 gene encoding transmembrane protein 18 — protein sequence MIDQKAQNISSIPIDAFSNMRITSIWTFLMSIQWSEPWLIGLLGFHAVCLLATLLTRRFYRVQICQFLVMVCMVYSAEYLNEVAAMNWRSFSKFQYFDSNGMFISLVYSIPLLLNTIIIVALWVYRTFSTMIELKTLQLKRKARREQNKKTD from the exons ATGATTGATCAGAAAGCACAAAATATAAGCTCTATTCCAATCGATGCATTTAGCAATATGCGAATCACATCAATATGGACATTTCTGATGTCT ATACAGTGGTCGGAGCCGTGGCTTATTGGACTTCTGGGGTtccatgctgtctgtctccttGCAACTCTCCTGACACGTAGATTCTACAGAGTGCAAATATGCCAGTTCCTGGTTATGG TATGCATGGTGTACAGCGCTGAATATCTGAACGAGGTGGCAGCCATGAACTGGAG GTCATTTTCCAAGTTCCAGTACTTTGACTCAAATGGGATGTTCATATCTTTGGTCTACTCCATTCCCCTTCTGCTCAACACAATCATCATTGTT gcgTTGTGGGTGTACAGGACGTTCTCCACCATGATAGAGCTGAAGACCCTGCAACTGAAGAGAAAGGCCCGTAGAGAGCAGAACAAGAAGACTGACTAA